The genomic DNA CCTGTTTTAAAATCCCCTCTTAAAAGCACGTCTGTCTTTTTTCTGTGGTCTTATCACCTTTattatgttttgtcttttaaattttctttgttttcattgtgttgttaataTTAGATTTTTTGCTATTTTAGATTATACCACAGCAACTGTTTTTATagtacattttgatttaattccATTTTAACCATTTTAAACAGAGAGTGCTAAAACAAAAACCTCCTCCCCCGAATACACTAAACCTTCTAATAGccaaagaacaaaacaagacacctCCCTTTCCTAGTGTCATGTCTTTTTAAGGGTGTCCATGCATGCTGAGTATTACCTTTAATTTAATCATATTCTAAGGATCGTCTTCCATTTCTTGGCTGTAAgcacagacaaaaagaaatgttcattATATCATCAAGGAAAATATACTTTCTTTTACTTCCTGACagaaacatgttaaacatgttcATACCCGATAGAGGAAGTAACCTCTGCTCTGGATGCCCCCAGGTCCCTGGAGTTCAGCCtgaatcacaaaaaaaaaccaacaacaacacagaatttAACTTGAGGAGAATTCCATGTTTTGTGACACTTTCACAGCGTTGCCTCCGCCGGCAAAAGCCACCAGCACTCGCTCAGACACTCTCCACATTTCTCACTCGTGATTCCTCTGCGTTCACTTGGTGGATGTCAGCGCTTGTTCGCAATGAGGGATACATTCACCTGTCAGCTGCACTAATTTCAGACCATAATTACTGGCAGCCTGGAAAAGAACAACTAATGTATACTGAATTTGTACAGAGAGTGACGAGAGCTGCCCGATGTGAAGCAGCATTATTGACATGTATGCTCAGGGAGAGCAAATCACACATTCAGgaggctgaaaacacacatttcaacaCCAACATTTGACTAAAACACATGAAACTATAACACAAGTTCCTATTTTCTACAAGTAAGAGTAAGAAACATCTGAATAAATAGTATTTATACCACTGATTGTGTACAGGTTCTTGTGTTGCtaaaaacaaagtatttgtTTTCAATATCTTTGCTTTATCAATCAGTGGCTGTGAGGCTATTTTGTAAAGcatgaaacaaaagaaatgggGAGTGAAACTGACGTGGGTAGTACATACGCGCGTTGAGAGTCCTTTCTCTCTTCTGGTATGGAGTTGAGAAACTAGATGTAGGAGAGGGTGCAACTGAGGGGTCTAACGAACACAgagccaaacacacagacatgaataacTGCTCCAGTGTACAGCAGAGTACACATACGGAGccctcagagggaaaaagagacGACCTCCGTTTCTCTCTTATTAACACACGAGAACATGCAACacagaaatgcaaaaataaaaacaaatgcttCAGATTTCTTCATCTGCATGGCATTCAGCATTATTCACACATCAGTGTTGGAGAAGCAGGAGACAAAATAACTTCATATTTCATGTGAGAAATATGGTTTGTTGTGGCAAGTGAATGTGCATCCTgggatgttttgtgtttctgtaggAAATACGAATACAACGACTTATTTCTCACTGAGTCCGGTGCGGACAGCGGACATATTTCCTTCTATTTTCATCACAGCTGCAAAGAGACAGCTCCATGCGTCATCTTTGTTCAACTTTTATCGAATAATTGCCCAGAAATCTTCTTTACTTTCAACTCACACATGAAAACGAATCAAAATGCTCTTTATCATCTAATTTCCCCAATATCAAAAGCTATGCTAAGAACTGCAGACATATTTTGGAGTATTGACATAATTTTTCTGCAACTTTTGAAACTTTTTCCTTGTATTTTGGATCAACGTATTGCTTTATTCCTTCCAGTATGAGTAACAGAGGGGCATAAACATGATCCAAGTTCTCATGCAATCAAGAAATAAAGCTGGCTGTGGGGCCATTCTGTCTCCTTCCTGCACAAAATGCTGCTGTTTTAGGAGAATAAGCATCTGACAAGCAGAGCACAGAACAAGGGAGACGAGCGCTGACAGAAGATTCGCATTTTTGTGTACATGAGGACTGTGTATCCATATTGTAGTATTTGTCTGCATGCAAACACATACAATAGTGGGTAATACTTTAATTTACAGGTTGTTAATCAAGTAGGAATGGGAAGAAATAACAGAATAAAATCAGTTTAGGCAGTTAGGCATTCGTAGAATTACAAGGAATCACTGTGTGTTGGTAAGATTAATGCAGAGCAAAGAGGATTATATTAAGTTAACACTATACTTGTGTTGTCACTGAGTATTTAGCATTTCTAGCCCTCGTGTTATTGTAAAGAGACTGTTAGCAGATAATATCAAGTTGCGAGGTTGGGCTCATGTCAACATTCTTTTGCACAAAGTAAATGCAGTGGCCAGTTTCCATGACTTCCAGTGTTCAGTTACATTACTGAAATATGACTCAATTAGAAGTTTAACTTCTGGTATTACAAAAGTGTTCCTCTCAAACACTGCGCAgtattagttacttttaaagcaATTTAATAGTTGTAATTAGTTGCTTCCATCACTGGAAACTACCCGTATGTTTCAATGGAAAAATACAATTAGAAGTTAACTATGGTGCGATCAATCCATGTGATGTCATCTGTTGACAGCCGTTTTTTTATCGCCACTATAATGGTTAAAGATGCAAAATACTACCTTAATTGCCATATAATGACCTTATAATTATCCCCATTATTCTGCAGTAATTTGACTCTGTAATTACCCAATAGTTAACAGCAATTCAACTTGTCACTACATTTGTTTCACTGATTTTACTTTTGTTATTTCTTTGCAATTTCTTCATTACTCATTACGATGTAACAAACAGGCTGCAAATTAAAGGGTTACTTATTAGTGATGGTAATTGTGCATCGGCATGCATTTTGTTGGGGGAATGAAGCGTGATCATTAACAGGGTTGATTCAACAGATTCAGTCTTTATGACACAGTCACAACATACTGTAACAGAGACCCTGTGAAAAGGCAGAACCCTTTGCTCACACATGACCACACAAAGGCACGCaggtacacacagacacacaaacaattcaACACAATGGAGTCATTACGTTTAATCTTATGAGTGGGTGAGGTTGAACCATTTAAgggaaaataagagaaaaataagtTGCACTCACCCTTTTACTTTTTTCCTCCGCTTTCAGCTCCTGAGAAGACAAAATTAGTCTTTTAGTGGACGTCACTCATTTCTCTGAGCTGTATCATATCGAACATAGTgtggaaaaaacatacaaaccaCACTATACAGTTTCCTCTGAGATGTTCTCTAAGAGATTATAAAGTGTGAGGTACCTTTGACTTTTCAACCAgcatcaagacacagagttCTCCTAAGACATCAGACGCCTGGAAGAATAAAAAGAAGAGATTATTAAACATGctataaacattaaatataacaaaaatgaaGCCAGACAGAATCGCATCTAACTTACCCAAGACTTCGGGCCTGCGGAGAGGTAGGACGAGCACACAGCGTCTATCTGTGGAGCATCacagaggatgatgaagaggaacacagaagggatgaagaggagagaatGAATGAAACTGTGCTGCATACGGTACCTGGAGAAGATGCCTCTGGTCTGTCGTGGCTTTCTGAAGTTCTGCTGGAGCACCTTTGGtttcacacaacaacaaagaatcAGTTAATATAATACAGCTAATTCAAAAGCTTTTATTGACGGATGCTGCAGGTCGTCAGTGAACATCATCTCCTGCGTGGCCGTTTTGTTTACGCTCTGCTTCGACACGACGATAATCAGAGGTAAAAAGCTCAGCTGTAGAACGTGGAGGGAGTTATCATCCAACACGTTGATGGAAGTCTGCCGCCTTCTAAATATCAGCTTTTGAAAACATTCATAAAGTCTTATAAATTAGATTTCATTCTCTTCTCAGAATCTCTCTAATCACATTTCTACAATGAAGACGCGTTAACAGTACAAACTGATGGTGAGCCAATCTGACATCTTCTGAAGAAGTGCCGGTCAAGCTACATCTTCGCACATCTCAATCATTTGTGACTCTGTGTTGGATAGTTGACACATCAAGTCGCAGGCTTCAGACCAAAGCGAGGATTCTGGCTGCTGTCTCTGCCTGTTTGACACCGCATCAGTTTCAGAGCACAGATGACAGTGATGGATGGGAGACGGCTGGATCGGTGGATACAAATCAGACATCTTAattagaagagaaagatcttcactgactgacttttctaaacaaactaatcaaacaaactgactaaactgaatgaacaacacaatatctttgtttatatgtggcggaccctgccacctctctagctccaaacagtgttctggggaccttaaattcctctgagaacagcttctttattcagttatcTGCATTTGTATTATCAGactaaaactacatattgcccctttaaactcTGTATGCATCTCCATCTACAGATCGATTCTTATCATTAACTCATATACAAATTATTGATCTACAGcataagaaaaaaaggaaaaaaatacaaatttcatATATTTGCTGCAGAAATACATCATTATTTGTTCTTATCAATCCCATTATTACTTGACACTAACCATAATGTTAAGTTTgttgaaaagttaaaaatgttgattttaagTACTTATTGTTGTGGTTTTCCCTCCAAATGTGTTGACTTTCCAGATTATCTGTCTATTCATACTTTAGGATAATAATGTGTAggattagatagatagatagatagatagatagatagatagatagatagaaaagTTTGATAGCTTTGACACATGCAAGACTTTTAGAGAGTTTTATCTGCCAATAAGCACACAAAACCAAACATGCAGAGGATCTTACTGTTGCAGACTGGGATGCTGAGGATGAGCAGGGCTGTGAGGGAGATGCTGGCCGTGCTGAGTGGACTCATGGCGCTGCTGCTGACGCTCTGCAGGCTGCTGGCGGCTCCGCGCGGCGCAGGCTGACTTTGGCTCTGGAAGGTCCTCATCTCCGCGCTCTGCTGGCCTCTTGTTTTTTTGATGGGGGGgttctggggttttttttctctgtccgCTTGACTTCTTGCTCTCCTGAGACTTTCTGCCTCACGTCACAGAAATATGCAGGCTCgtgtcgcacacacacacccccaacAACCACGCGCGCTCCACACCCGACTGCGTCACTGAGCTCCTGCGCgcgtggataaaaaaaaaaaaagttggcgGGATGTGGTGAACAGGTCGGACGTGAGGAGGTGATGCTGGTTTCAAGTAGAGGTGAGTGAAGTGTGAACTCCAGCTCAGGATACTTTAACTTAGTTGTCACACACCTGTCGCTCATATCAAAGCTTCACCCCTGCTGTGTCTTTTATCACATGAATGTAATTGAAGTGCAATTGCCAGAAAACTCCAGTACCGTTAAGTCACTGGGCCAATTTTTCCACAACTTAATGAAAGCAGTTATACTTAGACAGCTATGCTATACTTATCTTGAGAGGCCCTGCTGGCATGGACGAGTGCACGAGTAAGAAACACCTCGTTATCATTCAGTAATTTACTGTTGCCGTGTTTTTCCCCCTAGTTTTGATGGTAAGTGGATGTGAGGACAGCAGCCTTACACAGAATGTAAGTTTCTGTAAATAAACTTTCCCAGAGTACAACTGGTCTTTAAAGCAGTGTTGTAATGGAGTGgtgcagtctgttttttttttttttagtttgttttcaggTTAAATGCCGCAAATAAGGCTgaatatatttacacattttgttttatggCAATAAATACCtaattaaatgtcccacagtttaattataaagCACTTACATGTCTTTAAAACGACAGTTGCTaacaagttgttgttgttcGACATTAAAAAGACTTTTAAACTTTAGATTCAATCTACAGAAAACGTGTATAGTAATTTCATGTGGAATGACGATTAGTGGTGGTGACATTACAGTTGTATAGTCTAGTTTATAACGTTAGCTTTTTTACTTCTAGCGATTTACTTTGAAAATCACGAAAGTGGCGtccatctgtgaagattatcttgctgaacagtACGTGTAAGTATCCCTAACTTGTGTTTGTCGCAGAGATGGTTTCCACGTttatccaaaatccaattaaaCAATCCCAAAggctttttgtcgagggaacACGGGCGATGCTAATTTCCAGGTTAGGCAACAAAAATGTGTAATCTTTACActctattttgtattttgtgcatTATTGGCGCCAACACAACATTGTAGGCTAATTACAGATGCCAGGATTCTGCAACACTTCTCCTGATTTAAAGTGCAACTTCAAACAAAACTCAGCGACGTCGCGCTCCGCCAAGTTACAAAGTCCAGAAACAGGcgcagagtggctgagacagacagTATTCACCATTTACAAGTCCGTCAAAATTATTTTGGAGATGTTTTTTAAGGGTAAATAGTCGGTTAGTGGCTTTAAAGGGGCTGCAAGCAATTCCGGAGAAAAGATTGTTCGTTGCTGAGTCGCATTCTGAGGTTGTCAAAATAGCGATGCTTTGGGTTGATGGCCCGCAGACAAAAACATCATGCCCATATACGAAAATCATCATCAGACTTTTAGATTGTAATTTTACGTCTGTTATCGTCGAAGACAATTCAAGTTTGTTTGGAAAGGGCTAGCATTTCTTCGACAGCATTGTaattcaaagtgcttcacaTTAGATTAAAAAACTGCACTATTACAGGATGTTATCAAACaataagacaaaataaaagatatgtGAATAGGCGATATAAATAAAGCCAAATGTGAATCAGacttaataaacagaaaaaaggtgAATTAAAGTGCATTGCAAGATACAAGCAATATTATTCTTTGGCCAAAGATCTGAGAGTCAGACTAATATGATCAGCTTTCTTGGTCTTCATGAGGattgtgctgtttttatttaaaactgaCTCTAATTTTCTTTTCCTGTGGTTATTTGGAAAACAATACTGTATAATATCTTGTTCTCACATCACCTGGCTGTGTgatgaaaaaatgtaatttcacgCTTGAGCCACATAGTAATGACCAGTGGCAAGATGTAAACCGGCTCGGTATTTTAGAGTTATAATACCATTTGAGGTTGATCCTTGTGTTATTAAATCTttgacaaaatattcaaaatcatAACATAAAACTACACTGTCATCCACCACAGCTACATGGTCACCGCTAATGCAAACTTATACAACGTCACattaaaaagcatttaactGGTGAAACAGAAGTTGGCTCACGCTATAAAGGAAGTCACAGGAAATGCgatgtgtttgtcagtgattTTAGCACCTTTTTAGCGCTATCAGTCATCAAAAACGTGTCTCCCACAGAAGACAATAGTCACTTTCAGCATGTGATGACAGCGGATCGGTTTAAAATGTTGCAAAGAGTAATGGAAAAAGTTTGAGCAGCCAGTCTGAGGAGAGAGTCGGATGCAGAGACGGACTCTCTGGAGAAATAAACATCCTCATATTCTGCTGAGATTCTGAGACGATTACTaaaggaggagagctcagaaaTAACCTTTGAACTTTAGGGATTACAAAGTGGATTtgtcttcactcctgtttatcaacctgactgcagcagcgatacACGGAGGCGTCCTCCATTGttgggtgtttatgttctgtgaTGTTGACTGCCAACTGGAGCTGGAAGGAAATGTACCTTCCACGAATGTAACATTACAGAGTGAAGGGAGGAACGAGAAGGGAGAATCCTTGTGAGTGACATTAGTGATTGACTTGAATTCAAACACCTAGCTCGGTGCTGTTGCTCACTACTTTAAAGGAGACAGgagtatttacaatattaatgagctaAGACATAGAATTTTTTTCCATATGGAATAagaa from Sparus aurata chromosome 11, fSpaAur1.1, whole genome shotgun sequence includes the following:
- the nmu gene encoding neuromedin-U isoform X1 produces the protein MRTFQSQSQPAPRGAASSLQSVSSSAMSPLSTASISLTALLILSIPVCNSAPAELQKATTDQRHLLQIDAVCSSYLSAGPKSWASDVLGELCVLMLVEKSKELKAEEKSKRTPQLHPLLHLVSQLHTRREKGLSTRAELQGPGGIQSRGYFLYRPRNGRRSLEYD
- the nmu gene encoding neuromedin-U isoform X2; its protein translation is MRTFQSQSQPAPRGAASSLQSVSSSAMSPLSTASISLTALLILSIPVCNSAPAELQKATTDQRHLLQIDAVCSSYLSAGPKSWASDVLGELCVLMLVEKSKELKAEEKSKRAELQGPGGIQSRGYFLYRPRNGRRSLEYD